In Candidatus Acididesulfobacter guangdongensis, the genomic stretch ATTCGTTTGAATATATGTTTGTATTCAGCAAAGGCTTGCCAAAGCATGGAAAAATTATAGAAGTAGAAACCAAACAATGTGGGCGTATAGATATAAACTATAGAGGACAAGTAACAGCAGACGAAATATATATAGGAAAACCTAAAAAAATAGTTAAATCAAGTAAAATAAAATCAAATATATGGATATATAGCCAAAACAACGGAATAGACAGAAAAATAAAACACAAAGCACAATTTCCCGAACAACTTGCAAACGATCATATAATAAGTTGGAGCAATGAAGGTGATATAGTTTTAGACCCATTTGCAGGATCAGGAACTACGCTTAAAGCAGCAAAACTAAATAAAAGAAATTATATAGGAATTGAAATTAATAAAGAATATTGTGAAATTATTAAAAAAAGATTGGAATTTTTTTGATAATATTTATATGGCTTGAATATAATTATAAGCATAGTAAATATTTGAAAAAGCTTTCAGGTTATCGCTTAAATATAAACCATATTTTTTTAGAAATGACTGTATATCAATATTTTTATCTTTAATTGATGTTAGCATTGGATAAAATAACTCATTATTCTCCAATAATAAACATTGGTTTTTAGTGTCTAATGTTGTATTATTAGAAATTTGATGAAATAGAATATAAGCTTTTCCATTAAGTTTTGAAATAAAATTTTGTTGAACTAAATATTGTTTAGGATTAACTTTATTACAACGGAATTTAAACGTTTTAAAAATGTTTTCTATAGCCGATTGAATATTTACAGTATCAAATAAATAAGTTGCTTCGATAGATATAAGTTTTTTATTATTACTTAATTCTAATGAATCTATATCACAAGTAAGACAATTTAATGGTCTGGTTTCTAATCT encodes the following:
- a CDS encoding site-specific DNA-methyltransferase, with translation MNNNIIDIGLSINKVYNENCINILKKINDNSIDLTLTSPPYDNLRNYKNNIFEIWNKNIWEQVIYELYRITKTGGIVVWVVGDATINGSETCSSFKQALYFREVGFNLHDTMIYQKQNPIPQFKAHRYTNSFEYMFVFSKGLPKHGKIIEVETKQCGRIDINYRGQVTADEIYIGKPKKIVKSSKIKSNIWIYSQNNGIDRKIKHKAQFPEQLANDHIISWSNEGDIVLDPFAGSGTTLKAAKLNKRNYIGIEINKEYCEIIKKRLEFF